One genomic segment of Candidatus Hydrogenedentota bacterium includes these proteins:
- the lnt gene encoding apolipoprotein N-acyltransferase, protein MKHFIRTYIPTLVSAVLLAWSFPSYHFYFLAWIALVPLLLRTAPLKPAQAALHFYICGHLFHTLTLQWLIANIFWAGGWAIIGQQGLCIILSLFWALTGFLWSLAHSRSQRLGGALCFAGLWAGMELLQSMAFTGFGWCALGYTQGANLFIAQWAALGGVMLLSFLIVWVNACLALSIGSAELRIRRLVTVAVLALCIPAVGYFLLGEADDSSMPLRACVVQPNFSQEMKWDPAYDYEMLQRTAQMTRIFTANYPVDLIVWPEALVIRNFESPLFLDTLALTAKDCQAAILSGVVREDYSSGKNYNTAALIKPDGKIGGYYDKVRLAAFGEYIPFEKYLPFLKDIAFGGVDAGEKQLLLPVDKRQLGPLICFEVLFAPMAEELRRMGADTLVVMTNLAWFGRSNAIAQELEIARMRAIETRLPLIHSTNTGISGVFDPYGRFSVVRHTISSSNVVQDWGAATKPHHVMMRRYIGNFAVPAPALQPIPRGAAIVPWLLPLVGLLLFFFTFFERSLSQALSGAYALPEEVPPKKATAKAKAKAAPKKSAASKKSASAKSGAKSPAKPRQRKTKAADTDPDSE, encoded by the coding sequence ATGAAACATTTCATCCGCACTTATATCCCGACCTTGGTCAGCGCTGTTCTGCTCGCTTGGTCTTTCCCAAGCTACCATTTCTATTTTTTGGCGTGGATCGCGCTGGTACCGCTTTTATTACGAACCGCCCCATTAAAGCCCGCTCAGGCTGCGCTGCATTTTTATATCTGCGGGCATCTGTTCCATACCTTGACTTTGCAATGGCTCATTGCAAATATTTTTTGGGCAGGCGGTTGGGCGATCATCGGGCAGCAAGGGCTCTGTATCATTCTCTCCTTGTTCTGGGCACTGACTGGCTTTCTTTGGAGTCTTGCCCATAGCCGTTCGCAGCGATTGGGCGGCGCTTTATGTTTCGCCGGTTTATGGGCCGGTATGGAACTGCTCCAATCCATGGCGTTCACAGGATTCGGTTGGTGTGCCTTAGGCTATACGCAAGGTGCCAACTTATTCATCGCTCAGTGGGCCGCACTCGGCGGCGTAATGCTCCTCTCTTTTCTTATCGTTTGGGTCAATGCTTGTTTGGCGCTCAGCATAGGCAGCGCTGAATTACGCATCAGGCGCTTGGTCACCGTCGCTGTGTTGGCACTGTGTATCCCCGCCGTCGGATACTTTCTATTAGGCGAAGCCGATGACTCGAGCATGCCCTTACGTGCCTGTGTGGTGCAACCGAACTTTTCCCAAGAAATGAAGTGGGATCCCGCCTACGATTACGAAATGCTGCAGCGTACCGCGCAAATGACGCGTATTTTTACGGCGAATTATCCCGTTGATCTCATCGTGTGGCCGGAAGCGCTGGTCATACGCAACTTTGAAAGTCCTCTTTTTTTGGACACCCTCGCCCTGACCGCAAAAGACTGTCAAGCCGCTATTTTGTCCGGCGTGGTGCGGGAAGATTATAGCTCCGGTAAAAATTACAACACGGCTGCACTCATCAAGCCTGATGGGAAAATCGGAGGTTATTACGACAAAGTGCGGCTGGCAGCCTTTGGAGAATATATCCCCTTTGAGAAATATCTGCCCTTTTTGAAAGACATCGCCTTTGGCGGTGTAGATGCCGGTGAAAAGCAATTGCTTCTGCCCGTTGATAAACGGCAGCTCGGTCCCTTGATTTGCTTTGAAGTGCTTTTCGCGCCCATGGCCGAAGAGCTGCGCAGAATGGGAGCCGATACGCTCGTGGTCATGACGAATCTCGCGTGGTTCGGCAGATCCAATGCCATCGCCCAAGAATTGGAAATCGCGCGTATGCGCGCCATCGAAACACGGCTGCCCTTGATCCACAGCACGAATACGGGCATTTCCGGCGTCTTTGATCCGTACGGCCGCTTCTCCGTAGTGCGCCACACCATTTCCAGCAGCAATGTAGTGCAAGATTGGGGCGCCGCCACCAAACCGCATCATGTTATGATGCGCCGTTATATCGGCAATTTCGCGGTGCCTGCGCCTGCGCTGCAGCCCATCCCCCGCGGTGCGGCTATTGTCCCTTGGCTCCTCCCTCTCGTGGGACTCCTCCTCTTCTTTTTCACGTTTTTTGAAAGATCCTTAAGTCAGGCATTGTCAGGCGCCTATGCCTTGCCCGAGGAAGTGCCGCCCAAGAAAGCCACGGCAAAAGCAAAGGCAAAAGCAGCGCCTAAAAAAAGTGCCGCTTCTAAGAAAAGCGCCAGTGCAAAATCAGGAGCGAAAAGTCCGGCAAAACCTCGGCAGCGCAAAACAAAAGCAGCAGATACAGATCCTGATTCGGAATAA
- a CDS encoding Gfo/Idh/MocA family oxidoreductase, whose protein sequence is MDERTGKKVVSPSHKTRREFMKGTGMALAGVALTAAHSRAFAATKGPELRLGLIGCGSRGSGAAQNALLADRAVKLYALADPFADQMEACLAKFKKYRAKDNVVVTPERCFSGLDGYLKVIECCDVIVMAAPPAFRPAHIEAAVAAGKHVFAEKPVAVDAPGIRSVLESCRKAAEKNLTIVSGLCYRYEFAKQDTLQRIHDGMIGDILTIESVYNTGGLWLKERQPEWSDLEYQLRNWLYYDWLSGDHISEQHIHSLDKTMWVMQDVPPVKATSSGGRVQRTGEEYGNVYDHFNTVFEWENGAKCFSSCRQWVDCSTNVSDIVVGTLGRSSLQEHVINTYAGESWQHERKGPDDMYQNELTAFFEAIRTDNPFNNGEYMCSSHMISIMGRMAAYSGKTVTWDEAFNSELSLMPESLEWGDMPKREPAIPGTTVAF, encoded by the coding sequence TGGACGAGCGTACAGGAAAGAAAGTTGTCAGCCCTTCCCATAAAACAAGAAGGGAATTCATGAAAGGTACCGGCATGGCATTGGCAGGAGTGGCGCTGACCGCCGCCCATTCACGGGCTTTCGCCGCTACAAAGGGCCCCGAACTGCGTCTGGGCCTCATTGGCTGCGGTTCGCGGGGAAGCGGCGCTGCGCAAAACGCCTTGCTCGCAGATCGGGCCGTGAAACTCTACGCTCTGGCAGACCCCTTCGCCGATCAGATGGAAGCCTGCCTAGCCAAATTCAAAAAATACCGTGCAAAAGATAATGTAGTCGTCACGCCTGAACGGTGTTTCTCCGGACTTGACGGCTATCTAAAAGTCATCGAATGCTGTGACGTTATCGTAATGGCTGCGCCGCCCGCATTCAGGCCTGCCCACATTGAAGCGGCTGTTGCTGCAGGAAAACATGTCTTCGCAGAAAAGCCCGTTGCTGTTGATGCGCCCGGTATCCGCAGCGTTCTGGAATCCTGTCGGAAAGCAGCGGAGAAAAACCTTACTATCGTCTCCGGTTTATGTTACCGCTACGAGTTCGCCAAACAAGACACCCTCCAACGCATTCACGACGGGATGATTGGCGATATTTTAACCATCGAAAGCGTGTATAACACGGGCGGACTCTGGTTAAAAGAGCGCCAGCCTGAGTGGTCGGATCTCGAATATCAGCTGCGCAACTGGCTATATTACGATTGGCTGTCGGGCGACCACATTTCCGAACAGCATATCCACAGCCTGGACAAAACCATGTGGGTCATGCAGGATGTGCCGCCTGTCAAGGCAACCTCAAGCGGCGGCCGTGTGCAGCGTACCGGCGAAGAATACGGAAATGTCTACGATCATTTTAATACTGTATTTGAATGGGAAAACGGTGCGAAATGCTTCAGCTCCTGCAGGCAATGGGTGGATTGTTCCACCAACGTTTCCGATATCGTCGTGGGAACATTGGGGCGCAGCTCGCTGCAAGAGCACGTCATCAATACCTATGCCGGCGAATCCTGGCAACATGAGCGCAAGGGACCGGATGATATGTATCAGAATGAATTGACCGCCTTCTTTGAAGCTATACGTACGGATAATCCCTTTAACAACGGCGAATACATGTGCAGCAGCCATATGATCTCTATCATGGGTCGCATGGCAGCCTATTCCGGGAAGACCGTGACATGGGACGAGGCCTTTAATTCTGAATTGAGTCTCATGCCGGAAAGCCTCGAATGGGGAGACATGCCCAAACGTGAACCCGCCATTCCCGGAACTACCGTCGCTTTTTAA